Genomic window (Nymphaea colorata isolate Beijing-Zhang1983 chromosome 1, ASM883128v2, whole genome shotgun sequence):
CAAAAACCAGAAATGAATTGCATGACATACAAGTTGGAGAAGGCAATGGAAACAATGTGCATCAAAATCAAAGAATTGCTTACATTTCCTGTAGGAAAGGAAGGTTGCTGAGCTCGTCAGGCAGTACTCCTGTCAGATTTTGAGTCTTCAGTTTGCTGGTTCATATGAGAAGATCAAAGAATTAACAAGGAAACAATGGGAACGATCATTtgtaagggagagagagagagaggtgctcTCTAAACTCTAGTATTGTTGGGACAGGGGAATAGATATACGGGTTCAACTCATGGGGGGCATTTGAATCACTCTAAAACCATTTTTAGAGGTAAAAATGGTTTTGCTCATTTCATGCTCGTTTGAATTTTGCCGAAACCCATTTTTAgcaaaacttgtttttcaaaagcGAGTAAATAACCTGGCATCCCCAAGGCTATTCAGAATGAAAATGTGTTTTGGTCCTATTATCTAAACTTGTCCTAacatgtgcttttttttttttggaaaataatttcgGTTTAACGAACGTTCTTCAGTAAATACATAATAAAACAATCCACCTATTGTTCTATAAACGGTTTGCTTTGAGGGATCGAAAAATCTTACATGCTGACGACGTGGCATACAGTCCCATTTGCAAAAGAGCAATTGCATGTGACATTGTTCATGACAGCTGTGCTCGAGCCCGGCGTTAGCCACCCATTACTCCCTGAGCAAGGATCCACATTGAAATCCCAGACCTTCTTGAGCTTGCTTCCAATCACTTTGAGAGCAGCTACTGTTCAAAgcatgaaatgaaaatcaaagtCACCACTTTCAAGTGCTTGAAATGCAATACGGACAAGCGATATGCgccattttaaaaataatgggCTCATGGAACATTAAAACTTATTTCAATAGAGTTGGtattcccttcttttctttttttttttttggttaagagGGCTATATAGAAACATTATCGATTAAATACCGAAAGGTACAATCTCATTAAATTCTTCTTAAGCACGATACTGGTCGTGTCAAAAATTACTGACATATCGGTTGATGGGGCAAACATACGTTCAGTGGCTAAAACCCCATAGTCAAATTTTCAGATACAGAGGTGGACCTGGAGTAACGTGGTTGAGTTCGTATCAGATTTCAGAAAAATCCTATATCCAACCTTTTGTCATCCCTGCTAGGATGCACCGCTTGGGTTGGTCTGTCGACGAAAAGCCTGGCAGGGCCGAGACCGCACCAAGCATGGTTTTATGAagaacaattttaaaaatagtgtgattctgaatccaaattcaaattgtaTTTACATTTTACATTCTTATCTTTCCGTGTGCCTGAAATGACGAAAATACTCtttaagttaaaagaaaaaatgtgaaagcaCTCcctttactaaaaaaaaaaaaagagagagaaagtgaagacCATTTAACAATATACAACATGCCCTTCATTGATCAGCAACGCAGTGGCTTTTAGTGGGTCATCATTTTCCTAACACGAGAGGGTGGGGGCCGACGTAACCTCTGCGGACGACAGCTTTGTACTAGACTCGGGCCTCCCATGTCTTGTCTATTTAAtgggcagaaaaagaaaaagaagtgtaCATGACGCAATATCAAAAGTAAATTacctaaaaatatatttgaccTTGTCTGATTTAGAGGTGTGTAATAGATGAAATTGACGACACTTAGTGCGGAAAAGAATTAAGGCTCATTGAATGCCCTCTCAAGGAAGAACAagcatgcacatatgaaaaaaaGGTAGTCTAAGCCCCCATATGAAACAGTATGCGAACGGAAGGGTCAATGTCAGCGAGGGACGGCAGCCCACCGGCAGCGAAGGCGGGGGGAATTTTGGTTGAAGCCGGCAGCAAGGTGGGCGGTTTCATCGGGTCAGGTTGGCGTCCGCTTTTAGACCCAACCCGGTAACCGCGCGATGACGTCCCACTGGATGGGCCGGAGGGCAGAAGGTCTTTATACAAAATGACACAAAGGGGCAGAGTCTCTTTAAATACATTGCCGAAACTGCCCTCTCCCTACGCGCGGCCAGAGAAGCGAAATCACATAAATGCCCCTCAGGAACGACAAACCGGTGTACGTACGGATTCTGCTCTTCCAGATTCCATCGCAGAGATTTCCGGGACGATTCATCGTCGACTAGTTAAATGACATTCAGAAAAACCGGAATAAGAACGTCCGGCGACGTTGCCGGAACGAAAGCAAGTGGCAAACGGTTCCAGTTGACCTAAAAACTGCGCAATCAATCGTCAATTTGTATAGTCCACAGGAATCACTGAAAAGATCAACGTTCGAGGAGGACCGAAAGTCGACAGATTTAGACGACGCGCTAAAAGTAGGCAAGCTTGCCGGATAATTCAGCagagaaaactaaaaatggattggcggagagaaagagagtgagaagtCTTGCCTTCATCGGCGACGAGCGTCGCGGCGTCGGCTCCGAAATTATGCGCGGGATTCACGGCGAGCAGCaacaagaggaggaagaaggaagggaagaagaggTTGCGGAAAGAGCCGTGGCGGATTCTCTCCATCTCGTTCGCCCTCTCCTTCACCGACTCTCAGTTCTCATCCACGATCGAGCGATGACGAAAACGAAGCTTAATCGATCTTCTCTCGGTTGATATCAGTAGGGAAGAGAGCGAGTTCTCCACGCCAGCTCATCAGCTTCTGTGAACGAAATCTGAACGAGGTAGAGAGGAAGAAATATCCTGGAAATTAGCCAATGACTGTTCTACCCTTTGTTAAGCATAATTGCATTTACATAAATagtaagagagaaaaaaaaaagtatatccTTAGACAACTCTTCGAGTAGAGACAAAAAGgagaccatttttaaaaatacatgcTTGCATGTTTATAAATATTAATTTATCATCAGACTTGcttttattcaaaatcattttcatccaaaaaaaatattgatttttttactattaaaatttCAGTACTGTAAAGgcaatcaattttttatgtataaatGTTTTACTCGAAGCATAATTTTAGCAAATTTATGTTAAGATAGGTTAGATagcagaaggaagaaaaagtagTTCGATGCGAACACGGGAGATAAAGCCAAGAGGCATTAAATGTGCACATGGAATCTAAGACGTTGGTAACTGAGCAGCGGCTGGTAAACGAATTGAAGCAGCCACGTTTGACTGGGTTCTGGATTGGCTTGCACTTGGACCCAGCAGACCTTGACATTGTGATTATGACATTTGGGCATTCATGGCATCGAACCGCTGTCTCTACAAAAACCATCCTCATTGATCAGACAATAGTTTTCTCAATTCAGTTTGGAACATTATTGGATAAAATATGACGACCAATTTTGATGTTCATTTGGATGTATTGTTTCATATGTTCGGGTTTGAATTGGATCAGGATGTAAATGAAGATGATTATATAacagatctgaatctgaatttaaattttgaaaccgGAATCTTACTTTTAGGTTTGCATTCAATCCAAATATAACTACTTTTACATACAAACTGAGAATATAGCTGAACAATCTTATTATAAGTAGACTAAGAAACCGACAAGCAGGAGATAAGTTCGAGGGAAAGTAAGGGATGTCAAGTTTCAAAGATCGTTTTCTTGATGTTGCTCTTGTAAGGCTTGCTTGATTTTCAATTCAAGGAGACATTGGCGAACACGCTAAAGTTGACCTCTTAAATTATTTGGGATTGCTTGTATGCGGCCCAATAAAAAAGTTCCACCGACTACTATGTACATAGCCGATCCTCATCACCAGTCAATTGTCAATACTCACATGTCTTTTGAAAGTTTTATTTTGCGGACCAACTGAATGGATGTGATATTCGTGTATCAAACATAAAAGTAGACATgaatatatattcttttatttgTATAAGATGGATGTTCTAAAAATTTGGCTATTAAACCATATATTGCGAATCCTATTTAAGCATCTgatctatttttctttgtatacAAAAATCGCATTTTTTGTGGTTATcatttgcaaagaaaaataattgtAAAGTTTTAGCCACCTCTGGTTCGATTGGTGCaatgtagaaatttttttattttttttttttagaaaaaagtgAAGGATTGGATAAGTAGTTTCGCATGTGTTATACTCAGTAAACTATTAGGGCGCGTCCGGCTACTCGCTCAAGACGCCGTTTGAAGGCAAAACGGCGTCTAATTTGATAAGATGACTTTTATGCTCCTAAGTAACTGGATGGCTTACTCTTAATGATATGGCTCAACGGCCCCCTGTAGCCGTGCATCCTTTAGATAGACGGCCTGGAAAGCTCTTTTGGGCATGCAACTTTCTGATTCTTTGCGACAAAAAAGCATTTCTGAAATAGGAGCTGACCGACTTCAGAAGAAcaagatttggatccaaatcactCATTCTTCAAATATTCCATACGAATATGAAGGTACGATCAGAACTCAAACCTGTTCCGGATCCCTCCGGACAGTGTTCTGGGATGGGTTTTTGTGGATCTTTTGAGTGGCCGCTTGGGTTTTTTGAATGGACAAAAAACAATCTATTTAACATTCTTGTCTTCTGATTTTATCTCGGGTGTTCCGCAACGTTTCTTTGCTTTAATTTGACAGCCTGCATATGTTTATGATGGTGTTGAGCAAATAATTATATGCCCATGGTTTATGAGTTTGTCTCCTTCCTGACCTTTATATGTTTATGAAACCTTTCTTCCATTTATAGTTCCCCCAACACATTATTCTGGTGTAGTTGTTATCTCCAATTCTAATGACACCATATTTACTTCACTACAAGTTCTATTGAGTTAATTGATCacagacagagacagagacagagacagagagagagagagagttcaattTAGCACAATTTACGTGTACCGTCCAGTAAGGAGACGGAAAATAACTCGTAGTATCAAACAAATAATCAGCCTCTTATATCACTATTAACTGACGTTTTATTGCTAGAAACTATAGAGAAAGAAGTCACGATCAGTACTGATTCGTTAACCAACAATCTAGCTCCCCATCTCGAGTAATCAACTTAATTTATTAAGTAGGACTAAAATTAATCTGCAGAATACCTACATATTTTTACAAACTTCTTTCCACCCCCTATCGAATTGAATCCACTGGCCTGCCTGAATTCTGAGGTTACCCACTGCTTGCTAAACCTGTGAACTTACTGTGGTAGACATGCTCTGATCGCTTTGGTAAATTTCTGAAGAGGCAATCCCCTTCCTATCTATGCTGGGATTCGTCTCTGATGAGTCAATCCACAGCGACGGCTTATCAGTACTATAGGAGCTAGCCATCGACTCAGACAGAGAGATGGAGTCCTGATAGCAGCCGCTTGGCGGATGTGTGCTGCCCGTAAATTGTCTAGTGAGAGCTAATGAAGCCGGGTCTATAGCGGCCTTGCCTTCCAGGATCTCCACAGCCATGGACATGGTAGGCCTGAGTGTTGGAGACTGGTTGGTGCAGAGAAGAGCCAAGCTCAGCATCCTCAAGGCCTCCTCCTTGGAGTAGCTTTTTCCGAGACTCGGGTCCACCAGTTCCAGTAGGTTCCCTTCTTCTTTGAGTTCATAAGCCTGAATTAATTGCACAGTTGGCAGAGTATTAATTAGCATATCATTTCCCCAAGATTGCAGTAAAGAAAATGACGACATTTTAAGCTTCATGAGAAGAACATCGCACCCTTTCCAGAAGGATTCCAACCTTCTCCCTGGGTAAATAGGTTGAATTGCTTTCACCGCTAACTATTTCCAAGACCACAAGGCCGAAGCTGTAGACGTCAGCCTTGTCCGTCAAATGGCCTCTCGTGGCGTACTCCGGAGCCATGTACCCTCTGTCATCGTAGCCAATATAAATGATCGTCTCAAACAGTACACTAATTTGAAAGCCAACAgaagtgatatatatatatataaggtaaaaacaagaaaaatgctcAAGTAGTTGTATAATTTTTCATTCAACCAATTGTTGTCACAAACGCTGAAACGTAAAAGAACGTAAAGGTGAGcgtgtttttgtttttcatttgaaagaagTGCCTGTTGGTAAATTATTCGTTCTTGATATAGTGATACAAAATGTTGGTTTCGACTGGGATGAACAAATTATAGTGCCCACTAGGCCTCTATGATCTCTGGAAATTCGTCATAAATTTGAGATGGGCTTGAGTAAAACATAGGAAAAAAAAGGTTAGCACActaaattttttgtcataatgCCGAATAAAATAAAGTTATACTTGAGGCTTTCCATGTTATGCTGTTAACATAGGAAAGCATGTTCCTACGTTTTATTAGatgggtattttggtaattttgtagCGGAAAACTTTTTTGCCCACTTTTACCTTTACAAGGGAGGATGCTCAACTAACAGgagcattttcctttttgagccCATAAAATGTGAAGCCTCGACAAAAACAAtaaagtaatattttttttaaaaaaaaaggaaacttaaaAATCTTATGAAAGGAATGGAAATGGAGAAAGCACTTCAAATAATGGATCCTTACACAGTCCCGACTATTCGAGTGTTGCTGCGCGCATCATTTCCTTCATCAAGCTTGGCCAGACCAAAATCTGATATCTTGGCATTAAACTTCTTATCCAAAAGAATGTTTGCGGATTTGATGTCTCTATGAACAATCTTGAACATTGATTCCTCATGAAGATAAGCAAGGCCTCTCGCAACTCCAATGCAGATCTTGTACCTTGTTGGCCAATTCAGCTTTAATCTGTCTTCAGCTGCACGACCTGCAGGTATGTTCACTTTCATCATGCAAATGCAAAATCTGAAGATGCCTAATCACGGTTGCCAAACTCGAACTCAGTACTTTATCGATCATTTAAGAACGGTTTTAAGTGGAGAACACCACGTGGAAGCTTAGGATGCAAAGTAGGCTGCTCGAACCGTGTAGTTCAACTACGTTTCCTTACAAATCAATCACAACACAGAAAAGAGGAGGTTGTCATGGGTGTTGAGTTGAAGATCTTagatcaaataccaataatGATATTTTGCAGCCTGAGCTTTTTCCATGGAGTTGTCATGATAAGGCATGGTGTTGGGTGCTAAACTGAGGTTTTCTTATGGAGGAGTGGCTCGTTAGTGGATTTGGCATTCAAGGGTTCCTCATAAttagaaaaaagaggaaaacttTCTCAGGACATGCTATATATCTTACCAAACAGAGCTTTTGCGAGGGAATTGTTTTCCAGATACTCGTATACGAGCATCAATTGGCTGCCTTCGGTACAGCATCCATATAACTTGACAAGGTTTGGATGTTGCAAAGTGGATATCATGCAAATCTCAGTCAAAAATTCCTTGTTCCCTTGTTTGGACTTCGCAGCGAGTTGCTTTACTGCAATTATTCTACCATCTGGCAGTAACCCCTGCTTTCATGCCACATAAGCGTGTGAAAAATAAGATGATTAGTGCGAACCGTGAAGAAATATATAATTGATAAACTTCATGACCAATGGACAGTATACCTTGTAAACTGATCCAAATCCACCTTCTCCAATCTTATTGGCAGGGTCAAAATTCTGTGTGGCCTCGTTTATCTGTTTAAGGCTGAAACACAGTTTCCGCTTCTCTAGGCATCTAAGTCCTGTAAGAGAAAGGAAGCAAGTGAACTTCAGGTTGAAACTTAGATATTCAGTAGGGAACTTTCTGGCATGCCCAGCAGAAAATAGATTGAGCCGAGAAGGTAGTTATCAGTTTAGAATTCAACGCTTTCATGTAAAAGGTAAATTATAATCTCAAACTTTCCAATAGGAAAAAGCCGATTGAAGGGCATATTGtgtgaaaaaagggaaaaatcgaGTTAAAATTTCACAATAAACTCCAGATAGAGCCAACTATGAAGCTTCAGCATAAAATTGAAGTGAGGAGTGAATAATTTACTTTACTGATCTACCAAGAAAATATTACGACTATGTCCATTATCTTGGGACCCATTTTTCACTCACCTTCGTCCTTCTGTCTGCGGCTTCCAATACAGCCCTTCCACCAAAGCACTCCTAATACAAAGAAGGTTATTGCAAGAAAACAGGCGATGACAATCACGATAATCTTCGCAGCTGTAATCTTGTCTCGGGCTTGAACAGAACCTCTGGGCACGAAATCTGCAAAAAATTAAGTAGTTCAAAAGTTAGGGATGGCAACTGAGATTTCTGCGGACTAGAAATACAAGTAGATTGGGACCTGTTGCAAGTTTATTAATGCAGATGAAGTTAGAAACACAACGTTCAAATAACTTGTTGACAGTAGAAATGAAATACATCAGAAACCAAGAAAGGCTAAACTTACTGGATGTCACTGAAATTGCAGATATGAGAGGGCCATAAACTCCTTTTGATGGAACTGAAAGAGTTCCTTTGCCTGCCCAGTAGAAACTGATTTCCAGAGTGTCTGTCACgttcacattgaaactcttgatGACTTTCCTTCCTGGGCCACCAGCTTCACTTTCAACGTTGAAATCCTTCAATACTATTTGGCGCTGCATGTGGAGATCACAGAGTGAGAACATCATTCTCTCTATTAATTATCGCTTGGGAAGTGCAATGGGCAGAATGATCACCTGAATGTATACATCAAATACACGCTCTCCAAGACTGCTAAAAGTTTTGTCATCAGTGAACATTATCTCTGCAAAGTGAAGTTGCACATTGTAGCTCCCACTCTGTAGGCAAAGGCCATAATATGTCATGGTGATTGACGTAGTACGTGCTGCCATGTATAGTGTTGGATCATTGAACAACAGTCTCGTTTGGTTGGATTTGATGTAGTTGACTCTGCCAGCATCCATGAACCACCCAGTGCTACTGAGGGCCCAGTTCGCATTTTTACTAATGAAGTAAGTGGAGTCCCCATTCTGTTCCATGTCTGCTTCATATGTAATCCCATCAACAGTATATTCCTTTCCTCCACAATTGATATATAGAGAAGAGTCTGCCAATATCATGTCAGAAATTTAGTCTGCTTGAAAATGCATGGTAACAATGCGGTCACCAACTAGGTTAAAGCTCCAAACAATTTGATAGTTCATATAATTATACTCACATTTAGATGAACCAGAGCAGGGAAAATCCTTTTGAACACAGTTAGGCACTCTAAGAGAAAAAATGACATTGTCAGCATTGTCCGCTTGCTTGGACTGTCTTAACTTTTAAATATGGCGAAAATTTTCTTGGTAAACATAAGGTGCTTATTTTTATCTCAAGTATTCATACTCAGGGAATGGAGACGGAACTTACGAGTTGCCACTTGTGGAAGAAAAGCTGGACAGCATGTTTCTGAATAGATACAAAAGAACACATCAATTTCGTTAATGAATGCCAAAGGCCACCTAAAGCATCTGAGAAATCCAACAATGACAAATGTGTAACTTACAGATTCCCTGGTGAGCAAGCCGTTGCTAAGATTTCTCCAGAAAAGTCATTATTTGATATATCCCTGCAAGGCAATCAGAGTAGTGATTTTCCATAAAGCATGTTACATGCTGTCGCTGTAAATGGATGCCCATCATTATAGCTAAAATAATGGGTGCAATCAACTTTGGACGTACTTTTTACACAAATTACTCAGCAAGGTTATCATGGACATTCTGTTCTATTTAACAGAGGGATATGGACACAAAGGTAACTTAGTAAAAATTCAAGATGATAAAGGGGACATACACATTGCTGTTGCTAGTATAGATCCACCCAGGTAGTGGTCCAGTCAGCTTGTTATTGCTAAGGAACCTACATTAAAGGAGTACATTATTTTCCAGTGTGCCAAAGGAAACACTAATAGCAGAAAAAAAGGGGGAGGGGAGAAGGACATGAGGCTAATCTCTGCCATAAAAAACTCACAAATCTTTCATGTTTGATAAACTAGAAAATTGTGGTGGAATTTTCCCAGTCAAGTTGTTGAATGACAGGTCCCTGCACACAAATAGGAAAGAGCCAAGGGCTTTACCATCATAAACTGGATTGCTGGAAGGTCATGCTTTACatgcttttactttttcatacTCAAAAGCCATCTTGAATACAGATCAtccaaaagaaaagttaaaacatTTTGGCGGCCCTCTATTTGATTTGATGTCATTAGCCAGCTGCTGAAGAACTTTAAAATTGTCAGTTATAGGAACATCATGTGCATTATTTAAAGGGCATCTTCTAGAAGCGGCTTCTCCTCGTGTATCGTAGAAATTGATTAAATGACATAAGATACCTATTCTAATTAGGTCGAGAAAGCATGTTTCTGtttaaagtttatttttcattatatgaaACTCACAGAACTTGTAGCTTCGTCATGCTCCAGATGTATGATGGAATTGGACCTGAAATTGAGCAATTCCTCAGCACCCTGCACAGTGCACGCATGTTAATGGCAAATGAGAATAGAATTACACGCCTGACAAGGATATTTCTTTTGATGAGGACTTTACAATGCCTTCAGCTGTGTCAAATTCTGTAGAGGTGGAAAGCTTGAACTTGGTCCACGTAACTCGCTAATTCTCCTGAAGATAAAGCAAAAGTAGTTCACTCCGTTTGCTGAATGTAAAATTAAGATTTGTAAGACTGTAAATGAACCGTCGAAATTTAGAGTTGCAGTGGTAGTTGAAAGAACATATATccgaagaaaacaaaaattggaATGACTCAATCTAGTTTCTTGGTATAGCATCAGACTTCAACGGAAGAGCTCAGAAGAAAGGGGAGTTCCACTTACAGTTCGATCAAACTCCCCATAGCAGAAATGCTAGGAGGTAGGGGTCCTTCCAAGGACGTACCCATTATCATCCTGGTTCAGTTCACAGAAAAAACTACATCAGACAACGAGAAGTTAAGAGAGAAGACATTGTAAAAGTGATTGGGAAGTGAACTCTATGATTCAAGGCAACCAATTCTCAGTCAGTAGAACCAGATCTAGCTATCCTTCCGTTTAATTGAATGTAGGTGACCGGAAAGAGAAAGACATGATTAAACCACCAAAACTCAGTACAGTCAGATGCTGTGATCCTCCCCTTGAATTTGAGTGGTCCAAGCCCCGGGATCGAATCAATCTAACTTGCCAGGCCGCACCAAACCTTGCAACTAACATGGCTGGGTTCCTTCTAAGTTCTACAGAATACCAACTCTCAAATTTTAGTAAATCTATTTTCTACTTGCTCAAATGCATGCTTACAAGTATCGAATCTGGGTCCAGTTGTGAAAGATATCGGGTATGCTTCCAGTGAAGTTGCTCCCGCTGATCCGGCTGCAGATACAAGAACGAACAATAagatttttctgtttctcatGGAAGAATAGGGACGGTACTAACGCCTAATTACATAACTGCGGTGGGTAGCCCCAACCCTACAGTCGCAGACACAGAAAATACAATACAAACCGTTGGAGCCAGATTTAATATGAAACTGCAGCATCTTTGgcacatatatgaaaaatatgtagTCCTTTATTGAAGATATGGCGCACTTACATGTCATTCAAGTTTACCAACTTAGACAATGTTGAAGGCAGCTCTCCTGTAAACTGGTTGGAATTAAGAGTCCTGCATGAAAGGCCAGTTTTTAGCTGAATACTATTCTAATTCAAGGCCTTAACCTGACCGACGATGAGCCTAAGTTGGCAAATAACGTAAGGTATTTGGGCAGCATGACCAAGATAAGTTTCAATTCTTCTTTATACATTTCAATTTCCAAGATGATTGTTAAACAAAGGGTTCCACGTACAAGATGAGCAGTTCTTAACATTCCGCTAAGTATATGCTGTAACGCTTGTGAAAGAAAAttactgaaaattaaaatgaaaaatagaataTACCATCTATTTAACATGGTCAAATTTCCAAGCTCTGGAGGAAGAGTTCCAGCGAGCTTGTTTGCTTCCAAAGTCCTGCATCGCAAGTGGACAAACACAGAAAATGTTGAGGTAAAAGACAATTTGGATATCAGAGAAGCAAGTATATCATGGATATTTGGTACTTGCATGTCTTGAAGTGTGGTGATATTTCCAAGCTCCTTAGGAATCGGACCCGAAAAGCGATTAACCATTAGGGACCTAGAGAATTTTCAAATGATCATAATCAATTTCAAGAAATAAAGTAGTAGTTATATTACCTGGCTTGAATAGACTTAATGCTGTGGTGCTTGATCACAATAAACTATTTGTCTCATAATTTAATATAGACTTGCAAACAATTCAAAGCTAGATAACACCAAGAAGTTAATCCCATGGGATGAACTAAGTCCTTCCCGGTCCCTGGTATGGGGCAAGTAAAGTAACATGCAATCATGACTATGGTGTCACGTGGCATGAAAGTCGGACATATGGTGGCCTTGTCCACGGCAAAGCATATGGCATCTTCAGATCATCAACGCTTTCTTCAGTCTTTAAGGTGATGGTGAGCGATAGATGGTTTATCGTAAATGAAGAAACTGCAGAGGGACTAGTTGAGCTTACAGGCGAACCAATGGCAAGGAACCCCAAGTAATCGGAATGGTGCCACTTAGATAATTACGCGTTACATCACTGTTAGACACAAAAATCCACTTGTTAGCCACAAGCATAGATACCAGGGAATACAAAAGGACATACGACGGAATGTGTGAAGGAAAATGAacgttttcaaaatatttagtTTAGCAGAGGCGAAGTAATGAGATATGGCAAGTGAATGttcgaaaagaaaaaagaagtggGCTTTCTTGTAACTACAGTCATAACTTTTAGTCCTCCATGCATTAATATAGCCCCATAGTCTAGTCAGTACAATTGGCAATATATGGACCGAATCGGGCATTGACAGACTCGCTGCTTAAACCCGAGTTGAGTACTACATCAGGATCCGCCCAAAATTATTCATGATCCGACTGTAGTTTTTGTATCGATTTTGTTGAATCGAGTACCAAAAACAGAACGATCCATCCTCATTGCCAACGACAAGAACATGCCAAGATCACTAAAACGTATGAACAAGTGAAGGACGGCTTACAATGTCTGGAGGAATTTGAGGATGCTGAGCTCTTCGGGAAGTACTCCTGCTAAATTTTGACCCTTCAGTTCTCTGGTTCACACAAGGATATGTTAActaagattatatatatatatatatatatatatagagagagagagagagagatacatcGCAACAATGTGGCAGAGAGTTCCATTGGCAAAAGTGCAGTTGCATGTGACGCGGTTGAGACTCGATTTGGCAGCGTCAGCTGTGACCCAACCACCTTTCCCTGAGCATGGGTCCACGCTAAAGTTCCAATCCTTCTTCCCCAACTTACTCGCAATGGCTTTGAGAGCAGCAACTGTGTGAGCAACACGGGGGTAATGGTGAGTAAGTAGCAATCAATGCACAAGAATACACGTACGCCAAGTCGGCCGTTTTCTTTCATCTTGTTCCTTCTATTGCTCTtctcttatataaaaattaagaaatattcGAACCAATTACCTCGACGATAGGCTCCTAGCGATGTATTTATTATATCACTTAGTGATTTGATAATACCAAATATGCGTCCAAATTATTGGGCTGCAATCAGTAATGTTGGTCGATACCCATTATGCCATTATggc
Coding sequences:
- the LOC116246385 gene encoding uncharacterized protein LOC116246385, which encodes MEGIREGAFFRLLLSSIAVLFLLLAMNPGRNFRSAAAKLPVEEVAALKAIASKLGKKDWNFSVDPCSGKGGWVTADAAKSSLNRVTCNCTFANGTLCHIVAIELKGQNLAGVLPEELSILKFLQTFDVTRNYLSGTIPITWGSLPLVRLSLMVNRFSGPIPKELGNITTLQDMTLEANKLAGTLPPELGNLTMLNRWTLNSNQFTGELPSTLSKLVNLNDIRISGSNFTGSIPDIFHNWTQIRYLMIMGTSLEGPLPPSISAMGSLIELRISELRGPSSSFPPLQNLTQLKALVLRNCSISGPIPSYIWSMTKLQVLDLSFNNLTGKIPPQFSSLSNMKDLFLSNNKLTGPLPGWIYTSNSNVDISNNDFSGEILATACSPGNLNMLSSFSSTSGNSVPNCVQKDFPCSGSSKYSSLYINCGGKEYTVDGITYEADMEQNGDSTYFISKNANWALSSTGWFMDAGRVNYIKSNQTRLLFNDPTLYMAARTTSITMTYYGLCLQSGSYNVQLHFAEIMFTDDKTFSSLGERVFDVYIQRQIVLKDFNVESEAGGPGRKVIKSFNVNVTDTLEISFYWAGKGTLSVPSKGVYGPLISAISVTSNFVPRGSVQARDKITAAKIIVIVIACFLAITFFVLGVLWWKGCIGSRRQKDEGLRCLEKRKLCFSLKQINEATQNFDPANKIGEGGFGSVYKGLLPDGRIIAVKQLAAKSKQGNKEFLTEICMISTLQHPNLVKLYGCCTEGSQLMLVYEYLENNSLAKALFGRAAEDRLKLNWPTRYKICIGVARGLAYLHEESMFKIVHRDIKSANILLDKKFNAKISDFGLAKLDEGNDARSNTRIVGTVGYMAPEYATRGHLTDKADVYSFGLVVLEIVSGESNSTYLPREKVGILLERAYELKEEGNLLELVDPSLGKSYSKEEALRMLSLALLCTNQSPTLRPTMSMAVEILEGKAAIDPASLALTRQFTGSTHPPSGCYQDSISLSESMASSYSTDKPSLWIDSSETNPSIDRKGIASSEIYQSDQSMSTTVSSQVYYILSLYVKVVIFGLNANLKSVKERANEMERIRHGSFRNLFFPSFFLLLLLLAVNPAHNFGADAATLVADEVAALKVIGSKLKKVWDFNVDPCSGSNGWLTPGSSTAVMNNVTCNCSFANGTVCHVVSIKLKTQNLTGVLPDELSNLPFLQEIDLTRNYLNGSIPPSWGSLPLVSLSAIVNRISGPIPKEVGNISTLRELVLESNRLEGALPPELGNLTSLTRLVLSSNYFTGELPSTFAKLANLTEIRFTGSNLTGTIPGFIENWTQLQTLMIMGTSIEGPIPSNISTLATLLVLRISDLQGPGSKFPPLQNLTNLKELVLRNCSLSGEIPSYIGSLKSLQILDLSFNNLTGAAPPSFTSKTLKDVFLSNNKLTGSLPSWYNNKMNVDLSNNNFVGANSVTCQPSSNVNLLSSFSSTTDNSASACLRKDYPCSGVAKYSSLFLNCGGTTYTVNGSTYEGDQGSTGDTVYAVSSKGNWAFTSTGWFMDNGNPSYMPTNTTSLLMSDPALYMTARTSPITMTYYGLCLQNGNYNVSLHFAEIIFTNDQTYTSLGERVFDVYIQGKLVLSNFNIEKEAGGPGYEVIKIFSANVTENTLEINFYWAGKGTIVVPEKGIEGPLISAISVTPNFTPRNYDETGRTISTAVIIVIVIASCVVIFMVLMILWLKFRRGKDPLHEELKVLKKEKMYFSFGEIKAATNNFDPANKIGEGGFGPVFKGSLPDGRVIAVKQLSSRSRQGNREFLNEISMISPLQHPNLVKLHGCCTEGNQLMLIYEYLENNCLARALFGPPEHRLKLSWRTRYNICLGIAKGLAYLHEESRLKIVHRDIKATNVLLDKDLNAKISDFGLAKLDEEEHTHISTRIAGTIGYMAPEYATRGYLTAKADVYSFGVVALEIVSGQSNTSASTNEDFAFLLDRAYVLQESGELLQLVDPSLGSKFSKEGAMCVLTVALLCTSTSPSLRPTMSTIVDILEGRAGVEETSTSSGYSSGHSQKTNQLKPQYMSQDTMTQSVPSIHEHSPWTDTSQSVPDKGLHISGR